Genomic window (Diabrotica undecimpunctata isolate CICGRU chromosome 6, icDiaUnde3, whole genome shotgun sequence):
AGGTTGTTCTATTAGCGCCGGGAGGCCGGTATATCGACATCGACACTTGCAAGGGATAAGGAGTTTATGTGAGGTCGCAGTTGGACTTAATGTGCGGTTTGATCATTTATTGTAacttttacgaattgttttttgcatcgtcgcatgtcattttatttttagattttagattCGCAGTGATTATAAGTAGATTTTTATGGTAATATTATTTAGTTCATGATACTAAGTATCTcttgttgtatttaaaatttgtattattttttctcacGTTCAAAATGACTGATgttgcaaaaattataaaattaagagGGCATACTAAAGCTTGTATTACTAGAATTCAAACATTTGTctcaaaaaaccaaaatgtagttttagaTTGCGGTCAATATATTGCacgcaaaaatgtattaaatgaaaCTTATCGCGAGTATCTCAACCTACAAAAGGAACTTGAATTAGAAGATTTTGATAAATATTGTTCAGATAGAGACATAGTTGAAGAACAGTATTATAATTTAGATTCATATTTGTACGAGAAAATCACGCAATTATCTGCAAAACCAGTTCAAACTCAACCTATTGTAACAAATGTAATACCATCTGTTAGCACAATTCAAAATGTCGCTCCTTAAATACAAAAGTCACACAttccaaaaaatatcaaaactgatttttttgcataaaatgcATCTTAACCGATGAAACTTTAATATTTCGCTCAACCAGCCGTCGTTTTATGATCAAAAGCACCCGTAAACCCACATACGTTAGTTTTGTTTTGTACCGTTTCTGTAACTGAGTTCCGTGCAAAACTACCACATCCTCAGTTGCCATCAGACATTCGGCACGAGTGCacgcattttttatgaaaaactaaCACATTCCAAAAAACTGCTAAAAGACAGgtgaaattatatattcaaaagtGCCACATCCAAAAATACATTCGTATTGCAGATCATATACACGTAAGTATCTTATCATTTTTATGtgcaatactacaatattttaaaataggttAGTTTTTCGTTTATAAATTTGATATTCTATCTTATTTTTGTATGCAATACTAccatattttaaattatgttagttttgcaaaaaataattagaattattttcttatttctttattctaAAGTTACATATTTCGAAATATGGTATCTTTGTATTTGAAAGTGATCTctaaatagattttattttatatattaaaaagcaatttttagttttactgttgttttatcggaaagtttttgtagtttttggagTAATCTTATgggttaaacaaaataatttagaaatctTAAAACCAATTAAATTTTACTTACCCATATAGATACATTATAACGCCTATTTACGAGAAAGTAAATTGTTTGATGCAGGTAGGtacttataattaatttttattttcagaatggcAAGAAGAGTATTTTGGACATGATACCACCAATAAATGACCCTCGAGATGAACAGCAATCTTCTTCAACAATACGACCTAGTGAACTGGATTCAATTGACATTCAgactgacaatattatttatcATGAATATGATGCTAATGGCATTAGCTCTCTACCGGACAGTCAGTTATCTTTAGATATTCTGAACTCCGTTGAAAATAACGAAGATATTCAAGCAACGCCTCCAAATCACAGAATATTCAATAAACCATCTTTAGTCATTAAAGAAACAGACTCAGACAGTGATTCTTCCTCTGGTGAATCTTCTAGCTCTTCGAGCAGTTCCAGTTCTAGTTCTTCAAGTAGCTCCAGTTCTACAAATAACCTAAAAGATTTCTCATCCGATGATAGTGTCAAAGATCCTACGTATGAAGATCCATTTTCTGAAAACCGCAAAACCCAGTCAGATTCCGATGAAGGACAACAACCACAAGTACAGTTACCTGGCATTCAAGACTTTCCGCAATCAGCCGTGGATAACCAGAAGTTACTTAATATTAATTCACCATCACCCGGAGTTGACGATCAGCCACCTAGCGTTGACGAGCACCCATCTAGCATCGGTGAGCAGTCTCCTAGTGTTGATGATGAATCGCGCAGTAGGTGTCGTAAAAGAAAAGCAGAACCGCTTTTATGGAAACGAAACCAGAGCAAGCTATTGAAAAACAAAGGTATGTCTTATACTTCTATGTCCAAGTCTAAGAAAGTTTATGATGCCAAAAAAATGGGTCCTGTATGTTTcgataaatgtaaattaaaatgttctacaGAGTTTAcatttgaagaaagaaaacacATCTTTGAAAGGTTCTGGGAGTGCGGTGATCTGGAAATCCAACGACAGTTTATTCACGATCACATGACCAAGGTAGAACCAAAATATAGATACGTTCGTGAAGGTAGCAGTCGCAAAAATTACAATCACTCATTTTATCTGACTCGGAGTAATAAAAAAACTCGTGTATGTAAAGTATTCTTCATGAATACCCTTGCAATCTCAGACACTATGATCAGAACCGTTGTCAAAAAACAGTCCGAAACTGGTGTGCACCTTAAAGATAACAGGGGAAAACATAACAACCATAAGACACTAGACTCAGAGCTTACCGATGATGTCAAAGCACACATCAATTCAATACCCCGCATAGAAAGTCATTACTGTAGGTCGCGATCGACTCGGGAGTATATTGAGGGCGGGTTAACAGTCGCGGCACTACATCGACATTACGTAGACAAATGTGAATCTGAAGGTAGACCACACGTTTCATATCAAGTATACTACAACATATTTATACATGATTTTAACTTATCTTTCTGGCAGCCCAAGAAGGATCAATGCGAAGATTGCATGGCTTACCAAAACGCTGAAGATAAATCGTTAATACAAGAAACTTACGACGAGCACCTGAAGCAAAAGACTCTCGCTAGAGCTGAAAAAGATAGAGATAAAGAGCTTGTGAGTAATACCTTCGTAGTGGCTATGTACGACCTCCAAGCGGTGATGCCTTGTCCACGGGGTGATGTGTCGAGCTTCTATTATACGTCTAAATTAAATCTACTTAATTTCACAGTAACCGAGCTCGGTACAAAGGACACAACTTGTTTTGTATGGCACGAGGGACAAGGAGCCCGAGGTATTAATGAAATTGGCTCCTGTGTTCTAATGTATCTTAGAAAATTGAATGACAATGTCACGGAACCTTGTGATGTCACTTTCTATAGCGATAATTGCTGTGGCCAACAAAAGAACAAATTCATGCTGGCAATGTACCAATACGCAACTCAAGAATTGCCAAACATCAAGAGTATTACTCATAAGTTCCTAATAAAAGGGCACACCCAAAACGAAGGAGACTCTGTTCATTCTGTCATCCAACGTAACATTACGAGAGCATTGAAATCATCTCCAATTTACGTTCCAGACCAGTATATCACTCTGATTAAAACAGCAAAGAAAACTGGAAAGCCTTATACTGTTGAAGAACTGACACATGAGAATTTTTTTGACCTCAAACCTCTGTGTACAGGAAACTACAATATAGATGATGATGGCAATAAATTCAAATGGACCGATATAAAGATTCTGAAGGCGGATAAAGTAAGCAatggcatatttttctttaaaagttcCTACGAAGAAGAAGAGTTCAGGTCGGTATCTACGTTGAGAACACGCCGCACGAAGTCAACGGCAGTGCCTGATAATAATTTTACTCTAAACCAACTTTACACTGAAAAGCTTACAGTTCCTGAAGCAAAGAAGCAAGGCATTCTAAAGCTAATCCAAAAAAACGTAGTACCAAGATTTTATGAATCTTTTTATGATAATCTCTAAATTAGTGCACAAGTTACTGTTGTTAACTGATTTTTAATGTTTTCGTTAAGTTTTTTTTATCCTTTACGAGCATTACGCTCAATGTAGTTTTAAGAAaacgttttataaaaatatttttgtaagaacCACATTTATGTGCTTCATACGGTTGTGATTAGTGTAGATCATGGAAATGATTATTTTGAAGGTGTCTTTCTCCTTAGTGCCTTATTTTATAAGACTATAACTGCTAATAATACTATTTTAAGATAAAGTTACCTCTGTTTCTCAGTGTGTTAAAGGTTTTTGCTTAAAAGGTTAAGTTTTGTTTTTAACgtaaatttatttctcttatctATTACTATAGGTAATATTAAAGACTTAATTGATGATCTCATgataaaattaacaattatttgTTTTCCCTTAGCAAGTTTAGTATGTAGTAAGTTAATATGTGccttttgtttaataaattgatattttATAATGTTGACAACCCAAAAATAAAACTCAAATTTTCCTAATTATGgtggtttaatttttaaaattttaatgttctCGACGACAAAGTCTATATACAAAACTAACTTATTTGCATTTTTTCGACAGTCCATTCGAGCTAGGGTTAAGATTGCTTTATTGATAATATAGGCTATTTAATTACGCATCTTTTGATACCAAAAAAATCTACCTAATACACATAGtttatacaaaaattataaagtaatccaaattatttttgtaaatgccTCTCCTGTACAATTTGCTTATTTTGACTTGTGGTGCTTTTGTATTTAAGGAGCGATGTAAAGTTGCCAgaattaaaaataccttttttctcGGGCGAAATCTCAGAATGGCCCAGCTTTTTTGATGTTTTCAccaaattaataacaaatgataaacaGTTATCTAATGCTCAAAAACTTATTTATCTCAAATCAGTGTTAAGGAATGAACCGTTAAAGTTAATTGACAATCTAGAAATAATTGATTCCAATTTTGAAATTGCAATACAAAATTTATGCAatagatttgaaaataaatatttaatagtaaACAGTCATTTGAACAGTTTATTAAATGCTCCACTCATTACAAAACCCAATGCACATGCTCTAAGGGATTTCTTAACTCAAATTAAAAGCCATCTCCCTGCCTTAGAAAACCTCAACATCTCGAATCAACTCACTGATTTAATTCTCATCAATCTCTTTACTCAAAAATTAGACTATAATactaaaaaatcatttaaaaccgagcgtaatataaacaaactccCAAGTTTAATGGAGTTCcttaaatttattgaaacaaaatgCAAAATTCTCGAAAATCTTGTTCCTGAGTACTCTCATTCTCCGAAACAAAAACAACCTTCTCGTTTTATTTCTCTTAACACAGTTAGCAATAATTTGCAGTATAGTAGTAATAATCagtattttaaatgtttcttaTGTCAAAATAACTCCCATAAAATATACACTTGCCGAGAATTCTTAAATATGTCTGAAGATGAGCGTTTTCAAACGGTCAAGGCAAAGAAAGCGTGTCTCAACTGCTTGGCTAGTGGTCATTCAGCAAGCTCATGTACCTCTGCGTCAAATTGCGCTAAATGTAACAGGAGACATCACACATTGCTCCACTTCTCTAACGCTTCTACTCATAACTCAAATAGTTCTCGTTTCAGAACAAATCAAGATTCTCGTAGTCTACCCACTAGAAACACTCATTTCCAAAACACTCGTCACTCTCAAGACTCACAAGAAAATCATAATTCTCAAAATACTCGCCAGTCTCACAATATGCATGATACTCCAAATTCTCGTACTCACTCTAATGTATCTCGTGATCCCAATACTCAAAGCGAAACTTCAAGTTCACCTGCAATCCCACGAATAGCAAATCAATCTCAGTCTAATGATGTCTACCGAGCATCATCTCTCTCTACACTCTCAGGCAAAAAGGAGGTTTTACTCCAAACAGCATgtgttacaatttatgattctcatAATAATCCCGTTAAGGTTCGCTGCCTTACAGACTCAGCTAGTCAGCTTTCGTTTATCACTGAGGAATTAGCAAGTCGCTTGAAATGTATTCCTTACACAAAAagtcttcaaatttctggaataTCCGAAATCTGTTCGACGTCGAATAAAATggtggatttaaatattttctcaaatgttaatcccacaaaacattttaCACTCTCTTGTGCGATTCTCCCAACCATCACTTGTAAGCACCCTCAAATTACATTGGATTTTAATGCTCTCAAAATTCCACCAAACATTCACCTAGCTGAACCAGAATTTTGTACTCCTGCCGAAGTTCAAATGCTGCTTGGAGCAGATGTTTATTTCGACTTACTTACTTACGGGTTAATAAAATTAGGCCCTAATCTTCCTACTTTAACAAATACTCATCTCGGTTATCTTGTAGGTGGAAATGTACCTCAATCATCTGGGTCAATTGACTCATATTCTATACTTAACATTCAAGAAAATACTCAACCTCGAAATGAAGTATCCTTGTTGTATGAAGTAATCTCGTCTTCTACTTGTACTCCAAAAATCCTAACTCCTTCGGAGCAACAAgccgaagatatttttaaatcgtcACTTAAAATATTATCATCTGGTAGATTCCAAGTAGATCTCCCTTTCAAATCTCCCAACGAATATAAAAAATTGGGCGAATCGTTTTTCCTCGCAAAGAAGCGATTCCTAAACCTCGAACAGAAACTGATCAAGTCAGATCAATTATACGCACAGTATAAACAATTTATTCATGAATATATTGCACTTGGACATTGCAGATATGTGCCTCTCTCCACTCGAAATATTCACtctgatttaaaatactttaccATTGCGTTTTAAAGGATAGCGTAACAAATAAGTTGCGTGTTGTCTTTGATGGCAGTATGAAAACTACCTCAAATCTAAGTCTTAATGACATAATGCTTCCTGGTTATACGGTACAACGCGAATTATTcgatattttgataaattttagattatttaaatactgtattGTAGCAGATCTACGTCATATGTACAGACAAATTCGAGTAAATCCCGAACAGGTATTTCTGTTGAACATCTTATGGCGTGATTCACCTCAAGAGGATTTGAAATGTCTTCAACTTGAAACTGTCACTTATGGATTAAATAACTCCGGTTTTCTCAGCACTAGATGTCTTAAGGAATTAGCTCAAAAACATTCCGACAAATTTCCCTTGGCTAGTGATGCTCTTTTAAATTGCTGTTATATCGATGATGTGCTGTATGGCTGTAACGATTTTGAAACACTCTTCGAAATTCATCGTCAATTAACCGAATGTTTGAACCTCGCTTGTTTCTCGCTTCATAAATGGTGTGCAAACTCACCTGAATTTCTCGCAGGTATTTCTCATATCTCTAATGAAGCTAGTTATGTAATCAATCCTGAAAATAACACGAACAAAATTCTCGGCCTATGTTGGAATTCTCACTCCGATCATTTTTCAGTTCTTGTGCCAAAGGTTACCGTTAAGGATACCTATACAAAAAGAGaagttctttctttaattgcttCCATTTATGACCCTATCGGATTGATTAACCCTGTAGTGGTATCTGCTTAATTAATTATGAGAAAGATTTGGTTAGAAAGGTCGAATTGGGATGATCACCTCAGTCCAAATTTGCTTACACAATGGAATCTATTTTTACAAACACTTCCTCACCTCTCCAATCTCAAGATTCCTAGGTTGCTGCAAAATTCTAGCAATGTAACAAGTACTCAAATACATGGGTTTTCGGATGCAAGTCTTAGCGCGTATGGTGCTTGCGTTTATTTAAGAACATCACATGAAAATGGCTTTATCTCTTGCAATCTAATCTCCTCAAAGAGTCGTGTTAGTCCTGTAAAAGTTGTGACTCTTCCTCGATTAGAACTTCTAGGAGTATTATTACTCTCTAATCTTGTTACGAAGATTCTTTCTGTCTTGATTCCATCCCAATCTCAGATAAATTCTGTCAATTTATGGACAGATTCCGAAGTCGTCCTCGCATGGATTAATTCACACCCTTCTCGTTGGTCTACCTTTGTAGCCAATAGAGTAACTCAAATTCAAGAACTCACCTCCAACCATACATGGAGACATGTACGATCGAAAGACAACCCTGCGGATATATTATCTCGTGGTGCTACACCCTTGCAGTTGCTTGATTGTGATCTTTGGTTTAATGGTCCTCAATTTTTGTCAGATCCACACTTTGATTTCAACCTCTTTGTATATAATGGTCCTTCGAGTATTAATGTTGATGAACTGCCTGAACTCAAAAGGGTTACTCATCTGATCA
Coding sequences:
- the LOC140444313 gene encoding uncharacterized protein; this encodes MSEDERFQTVKAKKACLNCLASGHSASSCTSASNCAKCNRRHHTLLHFSNASTHNSNSSRFRTNQDSRSLPTRNTHFQNTRHSQDSQENHNSQNTRQSHNMHDTPNSRTHSNVSRDPNTQSETSSSPAIPRIANQSQSNDVYRASSLSTLSGKKEVLLQTACVTIYDSHNNPVKVRCLTDSASQLSFITEELASRLKCIPYTKSLQISGISEICSTSNKMVDLNIFSNVNPTKHFTLSCAILPTITCKHPQITLDFNALKIPPNIHLAEPEFCTPAEVQMLLGADVYFDLLTYGLIKLGPNLPTLTNTHLGYLVGGNVPQSSGSIDSYSILNIQENTQPRNEVSLLYEVISSSTCTPKILTPSEQQAEDIFKSSLKILSSGRFQVDLPFKSPNEYKKLGESFFLAKKRFLNLEQKLIKSDQLYAQYKQFIHEYIALGHCRYVPLSTRNIHSDLKYFTIAF